A genomic segment from Pediococcus acidilactici encodes:
- a CDS encoding LysR family transcriptional regulator yields the protein MIDTYLWQELVVFAKTGTLAKTAETLHITQPSVTRGLQKLEDTLGVSLFDHQPNKLTLTTIGELAVQEGEQILQRQQLAIKKIRNFADQEGVIKIASTAPGPLLLLNRLSVAQLNITQNLLDTDNVIKSLLNNRFTGIISNQEIQNKDIESVYLGKESLVVHLDKFMYHSNQASISFKELKGINFVVLTDIGPWQTIIQQEIPEAKFMYQAQRFAFNEITKYSNFPYFSTNLSSFDLEYTTSLSDTDDRVPIPVNDETATMEFYISYLKTNRPKVAPLAQKIAQAWPQSF from the coding sequence ATGATTGATACTTACCTATGGCAAGAACTAGTCGTTTTCGCTAAAACTGGTACTCTAGCTAAAACTGCAGAAACCTTACATATTACCCAGCCGTCCGTGACTCGGGGACTCCAAAAGTTAGAAGATACCTTAGGAGTATCGCTTTTTGATCATCAACCTAATAAGCTCACCCTAACCACGATTGGCGAACTTGCTGTCCAAGAGGGTGAGCAAATTCTGCAACGTCAGCAACTCGCAATTAAAAAAATCCGTAATTTTGCGGATCAAGAAGGCGTAATTAAAATTGCATCGACCGCCCCCGGACCGCTACTCCTACTTAACAGGCTTTCGGTGGCCCAATTAAATATCACGCAAAATCTATTGGATACTGACAATGTAATTAAAAGCTTATTAAATAACCGGTTTACAGGAATTATTTCTAACCAAGAAATACAAAATAAAGATATTGAATCTGTTTATCTAGGCAAAGAATCGTTGGTAGTTCATCTGGATAAATTTATGTACCACTCTAACCAAGCTTCCATATCTTTTAAAGAACTGAAAGGCATCAACTTTGTAGTTCTTACTGATATTGGCCCATGGCAAACCATTATCCAACAGGAAATTCCTGAAGCTAAGTTCATGTATCAAGCACAACGGTTTGCGTTTAATGAAATCACTAAGTACTCTAACTTTCCTTACTTTTCGACTAATCTCTCCTCGTTCGATTTAGAATACACCACTTCGCTAAGTGACACGGACGATCGGGTTCCTATTCCGGTTAATGACGAAACTGCAACTATGGAATTTTACATCAGTTATTTAAAAACTAATCGTCCTAAAGTGGCTCCGCTAGCCCAAAAAATTGCCCAGGCCTGGCCACAATCGTTCTGA
- a CDS encoding diacylglycerol kinase family lipid kinase: protein MKYYFIINKWAGARHSAETWQKMHHLLVQNQVEFESVVTEYPRHATELAQQFAATHRKGWVIVAFGGDGTLMEVLEGIQRVDATIPLGYIPAGSGNDFARAVGLSRDPYLALQQLIQTTQPAILDVGAYQDQKEPVIHYFSNNVGIGFDASVVYQANQGQKIKLSKWHLESTAYVSALLKTIFKQKGFPLSVTIDGQTQQFKHAFLVSITNIKYFGGGVGIAPRAQLDDGKLDVVITEKLTLFRFIRLFAKLLKDGSHLTMPDVFFATGREVQVHSFAPEHGQVNGEDLPYQPFDLKIWTVKQSFWFTLQTK, encoded by the coding sequence ATGAAATACTACTTTATCATTAATAAATGGGCGGGAGCGCGGCATTCTGCTGAGACTTGGCAAAAGATGCATCATCTACTAGTTCAAAACCAAGTTGAGTTTGAAAGTGTGGTTACCGAGTACCCCCGGCACGCCACGGAATTAGCACAGCAATTTGCTGCCACCCATCGAAAAGGGTGGGTGATCGTTGCGTTTGGGGGCGATGGCACCCTCATGGAGGTGCTTGAAGGAATCCAACGAGTTGACGCCACGATACCGCTGGGTTACATTCCAGCGGGGTCAGGAAACGATTTTGCCCGGGCCGTGGGACTATCCCGCGACCCGTATTTGGCGTTGCAACAATTAATCCAAACGACGCAACCAGCTATTTTAGACGTCGGGGCCTATCAAGACCAAAAGGAGCCGGTGATTCACTACTTTAGTAATAACGTGGGAATCGGTTTTGACGCCAGTGTCGTTTACCAAGCCAACCAAGGACAAAAAATCAAGTTGAGCAAGTGGCACTTAGAATCGACCGCGTACGTTTCTGCCTTACTGAAAACGATATTTAAGCAAAAGGGTTTCCCATTAAGTGTAACGATTGACGGACAAACTCAGCAGTTCAAGCACGCTTTTTTGGTGTCCATCACCAATATCAAATACTTTGGCGGCGGAGTGGGAATTGCGCCGCGTGCGCAACTTGACGATGGTAAACTCGACGTGGTGATCACGGAGAAATTAACGTTATTCCGCTTTATCCGCCTTTTTGCCAAGCTATTGAAGGATGGTTCCCATTTAACGATGCCCGACGTGTTTTTTGCGACCGGGCGGGAAGTTCAAGTGCATTCCTTTGCACCAGAACATGGTCAGGTCAACGGGGAGGACCTTCCGTACCAACCTTTTGACCTAAAAATCTGGACGGTTAAACAATCTTTCTGGTTTACGTTGCAAACTAAGTGA
- a CDS encoding thioredoxin family protein: MSNQANLTNEEIFDAIKTGKKMLFFTAGWCPDCAFIKPAMPEIMKKYDQYDWITVDRDDNLEVAQHFGIMGIPSFIALQDGKELARFGKGERHTPAEVEEFIQSIA, encoded by the coding sequence ATGAGTAATCAAGCAAACTTAACTAACGAAGAAATTTTTGACGCAATCAAAACTGGCAAGAAGATGCTATTTTTTACCGCCGGATGGTGCCCGGATTGCGCGTTCATCAAACCAGCAATGCCTGAAATCATGAAGAAATACGACCAATACGATTGGATTACGGTTGACCGTGACGATAATTTGGAAGTTGCCCAACATTTTGGGATTATGGGAATTCCAAGCTTCATCGCCTTGCAAGATGGCAAGGAATTGGCACGCTTCGGTAAGGGTGAACGTCATACCCCTGCAGAAGTGGAAGAATTCATCCAAAGCATTGCTTAA
- a CDS encoding aldo/keto reductase: MIKVPKVKLNNGIEMPQLGYGVFQIPDANEAEKAVKNALDVGYRLIDTATAYQNETAVGKAIKESGINREDIFVTSKLWVSDFTYERAKKGIDASLQRLGTDYLDLYLLHQPYGDVMGAWRAMQEAYRAGKIRAIGVSNFYGDQLKNLELTMEVKPAVNQIEVNPWYQQVKEVAVNQREDVRVEAWAPFAEGKHDIFKNELIQQIAEKHHKTVGQIILRWLLQRNITVIPKSVHRVRMEENIAVFDFELDDADMNLMSTLNRHESQFFDHRDPVTIEQIFGESLKQLR, from the coding sequence ATGATAAAAGTTCCAAAGGTGAAATTAAATAACGGAATTGAAATGCCGCAATTGGGTTATGGAGTTTTCCAAATTCCAGATGCTAACGAAGCAGAAAAAGCGGTGAAAAATGCTTTGGACGTGGGGTATCGCTTAATTGATACGGCAACGGCTTACCAAAATGAAACGGCAGTCGGCAAAGCAATTAAAGAAAGTGGTATTAACCGTGAAGATATATTTGTCACTTCAAAATTATGGGTATCAGATTTTACCTACGAACGGGCTAAAAAAGGAATTGATGCCTCATTGCAACGTTTAGGGACGGATTATTTAGACTTATACCTTTTACATCAGCCCTATGGTGACGTGATGGGAGCATGGCGAGCCATGCAAGAGGCTTATCGTGCCGGTAAAATTCGGGCAATCGGGGTTTCTAATTTCTACGGGGATCAGCTAAAAAACCTAGAATTAACGATGGAAGTAAAGCCAGCCGTTAATCAAATTGAAGTAAACCCTTGGTATCAACAAGTGAAGGAAGTTGCGGTTAATCAACGTGAAGATGTTCGGGTGGAAGCATGGGCCCCGTTTGCAGAAGGTAAGCATGATATATTTAAAAATGAGCTTATCCAGCAAATTGCTGAAAAACATCATAAAACGGTGGGTCAAATAATTTTACGTTGGTTACTACAGCGGAACATTACGGTGATTCCTAAGAGTGTCCACCGCGTGCGTATGGAAGAGAATATTGCGGTTTTTGATTTTGAGTTAGACGATGCAGATATGAATTTAATGAGCACCTTAAATCGACATGAAAGCCAGTTCTTTGATCACCGTGATCCGGTAACCATTGAACAAATCTTTGGGGAAAGTTTGAAACAATTGCGATAA
- the pnuC gene encoding nicotinamide riboside transporter PnuC, giving the protein MQSTQDTDLRYNPQSPMRVFNLHWYKDQMSGWMTSSYILLACGTLFLLATGLYHNFNALVITSTIAGIIGFTCTLSITNGKPINGVLGFVSALMLIYVASITGNYSDVVMQTAYIFLLDIPVVLNKNWNSSEGLSPRLLTGKYIGQTVVTFIIFWAITYGLDTVILTSPRPVIDSLSATIGLTGAVLTVRRFRSSYYFWFAQSIMSITLWSVTAIAGHPVWVLFFTYCLYLLNDIIALASSKWFHDRA; this is encoded by the coding sequence TTGCAAAGTACACAAGACACAGATTTACGTTACAATCCTCAATCACCAATGCGGGTGTTTAACTTGCATTGGTATAAGGACCAGATGAGCGGGTGGATGACTTCGAGCTACATATTGTTAGCTTGCGGAACCCTTTTTCTTTTAGCAACGGGCCTATACCACAACTTTAACGCCCTCGTAATCACTTCCACCATCGCTGGGATAATTGGTTTTACGTGTACTTTGAGTATTACCAACGGCAAGCCTATCAACGGGGTATTGGGATTTGTTTCCGCCTTGATGCTGATCTACGTAGCCTCAATTACCGGCAATTACAGCGACGTTGTGATGCAAACAGCCTACATCTTCCTTTTGGACATTCCAGTTGTGCTCAATAAGAACTGGAACAGTAGCGAAGGCCTTTCTCCACGTTTGCTAACCGGCAAATACATCGGGCAAACCGTAGTGACGTTCATTATTTTTTGGGCGATCACCTACGGCTTAGACACTGTAATCCTAACGAGCCCGCGTCCAGTGATCGATTCGCTTAGCGCAACGATTGGCTTAACTGGGGCTGTACTAACGGTTCGGCGCTTCCGTTCCAGCTATTACTTCTGGTTTGCGCAAAGCATCATGAGTATCACCTTATGGAGTGTGACGGCGATTGCCGGACATCCCGTTTGGGTACTTTTCTTTACCTACTGCCTATACTTGCTAAACGACATTATTGCTTTGGCAAGCAGTAAATGGTTCCACGACCGTGCTTAA
- a CDS encoding lysophospholipase: MKRSTKYVLAGLGAALVGVTAGMGIGGYASFLVGIKNTEKAKNQAIERSETEDNDALNLAWFNQQHPETVQMLSEDGLQLKASFIRQPEPTKHTVILAHGYHHARRQMIPYAKIFYELGYNVLMPDARSHGESEGNLIGFGWLDRRDYVRWVQRAVMLTSADEKIVLMGISMGAATVIAAAGEPDIASNVVAVIEDSSFNRLDQQFRHRLKRYYHLPPRELALIASLLTEKEAGYSFKEADIEAQIKKVRVPIMFIHGEADRFVPIEMLDDLVEAAQVPSWVYLVNKADHVQALAADPQRYREEVAHFLDKFVK, from the coding sequence ATGAAGAGAAGCACTAAATACGTGTTGGCCGGACTTGGTGCAGCACTAGTCGGCGTGACCGCTGGAATGGGAATCGGTGGTTACGCAAGTTTCTTAGTAGGCATTAAAAATACCGAAAAAGCGAAAAACCAGGCGATTGAACGCTCGGAAACCGAGGATAACGATGCCTTGAATTTAGCATGGTTTAACCAACAGCATCCCGAAACGGTGCAAATGCTTAGCGAGGATGGTTTACAATTGAAGGCCTCCTTCATTCGCCAACCGGAACCAACCAAACACACGGTGATTTTAGCGCACGGATACCATCATGCCCGTCGGCAAATGATTCCTTACGCAAAGATTTTTTACGAACTGGGTTACAACGTGTTGATGCCGGACGCCCGGAGTCATGGTGAAAGTGAAGGAAACTTAATCGGCTTTGGCTGGTTAGACCGACGCGATTACGTACGCTGGGTACAACGCGCGGTGATGTTAACCAGTGCTGACGAAAAGATTGTTTTAATGGGAATCAGCATGGGTGCGGCCACGGTAATTGCGGCTGCCGGAGAACCCGACATTGCGTCTAACGTAGTGGCTGTGATTGAAGACAGTAGTTTCAACCGACTTGACCAGCAGTTCCGGCACCGCCTCAAGCGTTATTACCATTTGCCACCCCGGGAACTAGCGTTAATTGCCAGTTTATTAACGGAAAAAGAGGCCGGATACTCGTTCAAGGAAGCCGACATTGAAGCCCAAATCAAAAAGGTTCGGGTACCGATTATGTTTATCCATGGCGAAGCGGACCGGTTCGTGCCGATTGAAATGTTAGACGACCTGGTGGAAGCTGCTCAAGTACCAAGCTGGGTATACTTAGTAAACAAAGCTGACCACGTGCAAGCCTTGGCAGCCGACCCGCAGCGTTATCGCGAAGAGGTGGCACACTTCTTAGATAAATTTGTGAAGTAA
- a CDS encoding ABC transporter ATP-binding protein, which produces MKKLLNIKELSYQRNLHSILKDLNLELPQGEIVGLLGANGAGKTTLMRLIAGSYIPRQGSIMINGDARVVTRKKSVSFTEQVSNLSNNQRLFKIAEFYQQIYPDFDLSRFNHLLDTLNLKLDARLNQLSKGNQRKFVIAITLARQTDLYLLDEPFDGIDGMSRKKIISSIIGWKPENATIIISDHHVTDIANLLDEVVIVRNQRVIAQERADTIRETLGKDIESYYEDFYKEDVEYD; this is translated from the coding sequence ATGAAAAAACTACTGAACATTAAAGAATTAAGCTACCAACGTAACCTCCATTCAATCTTGAAGGACCTTAATCTCGAACTCCCCCAAGGTGAAATCGTGGGATTACTCGGAGCTAACGGGGCGGGGAAAACCACCCTCATGCGCTTAATTGCCGGTAGTTACATTCCTCGTCAAGGTTCCATCATGATCAACGGTGATGCTCGGGTAGTAACTCGTAAAAAATCGGTCAGTTTTACCGAACAGGTTAGCAACCTTTCAAACAACCAAAGGTTATTTAAAATCGCGGAATTTTACCAACAAATCTATCCTGATTTTGATTTATCCCGTTTTAACCATTTGTTAGACACCCTCAATTTGAAACTAGACGCCCGACTTAACCAGCTATCCAAAGGGAACCAGCGTAAATTTGTGATTGCCATCACCCTCGCACGCCAAACCGACCTATATTTGCTGGACGAGCCGTTTGACGGGATTGATGGGATGAGTCGTAAAAAAATTATTAGTAGCATCATCGGCTGGAAACCAGAAAATGCAACAATAATCATTAGTGATCACCACGTTACCGACATCGCCAATCTACTTGACGAAGTCGTCATCGTGCGAAATCAACGCGTGATTGCCCAAGAACGAGCCGATACGATTCGTGAGACGCTCGGTAAGGATATCGAGTCCTACTACGAAGATTTCTACAAGGAGGATGTCGAATATGACTAA
- a CDS encoding GntR family transcriptional regulator: MDFDDKIPIYYQIKQYIYQEIIVGHFPPGSKIPAVRQFAVDLTVNVNTMQRALRELIQDGILVSQRGKGNFVTEDQAILQNLRQTVVEKQLSQLYDHLLKLQIEPDEMLTYLSRYIAKRKDDDHEKTTEH; the protein is encoded by the coding sequence ATGGATTTTGATGATAAGATTCCGATTTACTACCAAATTAAGCAATATATTTACCAAGAGATAATTGTGGGCCACTTTCCACCGGGATCTAAAATTCCCGCAGTACGCCAGTTTGCGGTTGATTTAACGGTCAACGTTAACACCATGCAACGGGCCTTGCGCGAACTCATTCAGGACGGTATTTTAGTTTCCCAACGCGGAAAGGGAAATTTTGTCACGGAAGACCAAGCTATTTTACAAAACCTCCGTCAAACCGTCGTGGAAAAACAACTATCCCAACTGTACGATCACTTGCTCAAGCTCCAAATTGAGCCAGATGAGATGCTGACCTACTTATCCCGCTACATTGCCAAGAGAAAGGATGATGACCATGAAAAAACTACTGAACATTAA
- a CDS encoding aldo/keto reductase, whose protein sequence is MTNTNKIKLNDGNEIPAIGFGTFQIPNDGTTYQAVTKALAAGYRHVDTAVAYFNEQEVGRAIKDSGIPREQIWVTSKLWLQDYGYESAKKAIDLSLQKLGLDYIDLYLIHQPYGDVPGAWQAMEAAKKAGKIRSIGVSNMTPKIWQHFVPQFETIPAVNQVEFNPYFQQKELRKILEANNVKLEAWAPLGQGNAKLLNEPVIVKLAEKYQKNAGQIILRFENQEGIIVFPKSVHDERIKSNLDIFDFTLTEEEMTAIRALDTKKGMHDPDAPGVKEMLLSAFDVHAKD, encoded by the coding sequence ATGACGAATACAAATAAAATAAAATTAAATGATGGTAATGAAATTCCTGCAATTGGATTTGGTACTTTTCAAATTCCCAACGATGGGACCACTTATCAAGCTGTAACTAAAGCTTTAGCGGCAGGATACCGACACGTTGATACAGCAGTGGCTTATTTTAATGAACAAGAAGTTGGCCGAGCTATTAAAGATAGTGGCATTCCGCGGGAACAAATTTGGGTAACCAGTAAGTTGTGGTTACAAGATTATGGATACGAATCCGCCAAAAAGGCTATTGATTTGTCGTTGCAAAAGCTGGGGTTAGATTATATTGACCTTTATTTAATTCACCAACCTTACGGAGACGTTCCTGGAGCTTGGCAAGCGATGGAAGCAGCTAAAAAAGCAGGGAAAATCCGTTCGATTGGAGTTTCCAACATGACGCCGAAAATTTGGCAACATTTTGTACCTCAATTTGAGACGATACCAGCGGTCAACCAAGTAGAGTTTAACCCGTATTTTCAACAAAAAGAATTACGAAAAATTTTAGAGGCCAATAACGTAAAATTAGAAGCATGGGCTCCATTAGGGCAAGGCAACGCAAAGCTACTAAATGAACCGGTCATCGTTAAATTGGCGGAAAAGTATCAAAAAAATGCTGGACAAATTATTTTACGCTTCGAAAATCAAGAAGGGATAATTGTTTTTCCAAAATCAGTTCACGATGAACGGATTAAAAGTAATTTGGATATTTTTGATTTTACATTAACGGAAGAAGAAATGACTGCAATTCGCGCGTTAGATACGAAAAAAGGTATGCATGATCCGGATGCTCCAGGGGTAAAGGAAATGCTGCTGTCAGCTTTTGACGTGCACGCGAAGGATTAA
- a CDS encoding linear amide C-N hydrolase, which translates to MCTSIELTAENGAKYWGRTMDLAMTMFGEDGGAKSVITTIPAEAKVASQLTGWTAKYATMGVGVKGTPILFDGINEAGLAGDLQVLFESTADSLENLKQRGLTPLMNTEFVTYVLTHFKNVAEIREHYQEFGLADQATQVNGQGFTFPLHYNFVDESGDGVVLEPVENGAFKLYDSVGVVTNSPEYNWHTTNLRNYLGLTDVDVKDPRTYKNGVTLQPIEGGTGYGMAGLPGSYTSPARFVRSFVIANAMDDFTADRGIAQLYAAFRPVIIPEGIERKTAEATVSDYTRYWSGYDLQKRAVYVQTGLGLAFTKQTLNPDVQEISYTAIDCGDYVHEV; encoded by the coding sequence ATGTGCACGAGTATTGAACTTACTGCAGAAAATGGTGCCAAATACTGGGGCCGAACCATGGATTTAGCAATGACGATGTTCGGTGAGGATGGGGGCGCCAAAAGCGTGATTACCACCATCCCGGCAGAAGCGAAGGTTGCTAGCCAACTGACTGGTTGGACGGCCAAATATGCCACGATGGGAGTCGGAGTTAAGGGGACTCCAATTTTATTTGACGGAATTAACGAAGCCGGCCTAGCGGGCGATTTGCAGGTTCTATTTGAAAGCACCGCTGACTCGTTAGAAAACTTGAAGCAACGGGGATTAACGCCACTCATGAATACGGAATTTGTTACATACGTATTAACCCATTTCAAAAACGTGGCTGAAATCCGGGAGCATTATCAAGAATTTGGGTTAGCAGATCAAGCAACCCAAGTTAACGGGCAAGGATTTACTTTCCCACTCCATTACAATTTTGTTGACGAAAGTGGTGACGGAGTAGTTTTAGAACCGGTCGAAAACGGAGCTTTCAAGTTGTACGATTCAGTTGGGGTAGTAACTAACAGCCCCGAATACAATTGGCACACTACCAATTTACGCAACTACTTGGGATTAACTGACGTAGACGTGAAGGATCCCCGAACCTATAAAAACGGCGTGACCCTCCAACCAATTGAAGGCGGAACCGGCTACGGCATGGCTGGCCTTCCTGGCTCATACACTTCGCCCGCACGGTTTGTTCGTAGTTTCGTGATTGCAAACGCAATGGATGATTTTACCGCTGACCGCGGAATTGCCCAACTTTACGCCGCTTTCCGTCCGGTAATCATTCCCGAAGGTATCGAACGCAAAACGGCCGAGGCTACCGTTAGCGATTACACCCGCTACTGGTCAGGATATGACCTCCAAAAACGGGCAGTTTACGTTCAAACAGGGTTAGGTTTGGCGTTTACTAAGCAAACGTTGAACCCAGACGTGCAAGAAATTAGTTATACGGCCATTGACTGTGGGGACTACGTGCACGAAGTTTAA
- a CDS encoding zinc-ribbon domain-containing protein, whose protein sequence is MKFCTKCGTAIEPGDQFCTSCGTPVAQMQAPEAPANSAAAEKEKVTEKPATTQETVTTTTNAAPAATDLKAEKTAATTAAPESDAVNATNAPTSATQVQEPLQSTATATTTATTTATTTTEKEATNDANSTATSATIDKEKVSATVDQTKEYAKSYWNWLTTSVKHPFSYPETTNPLYGITTFVIFAIVSALILIVSGRQTFNALDSKVKVSVIMENPFTFGVFLKFLAIFAVLFALMVLVGILVTQFLGAKGQTVAWFTYTNKLAHFVNYVLVLGLLALGMLFVAGPELVDEVTTDMPDILFRALIGMALAGLNLGFIATFFEEKLKFEFDRIYVAILAEAVLFIALYLGVEHLLIPAINQVGTSFN, encoded by the coding sequence ATGAAATTTTGTACTAAATGTGGAACTGCAATCGAACCAGGAGACCAATTTTGCACTAGTTGCGGCACCCCGGTGGCCCAAATGCAGGCTCCGGAAGCACCAGCGAATTCAGCCGCAGCGGAAAAGGAAAAGGTGACTGAAAAGCCAGCTACAACCCAAGAAACGGTAACCACAACAACTAACGCTGCACCAGCCGCAACTGATTTGAAGGCTGAAAAAACGGCGGCTACCACGGCAGCACCAGAAAGTGATGCAGTGAATGCTACCAACGCCCCAACGTCGGCAACTCAGGTTCAAGAACCTTTGCAGTCTACCGCGACGGCCACAACAACTGCCACAACAACTGCCACAACAACAACTGAAAAAGAAGCAACCAACGACGCAAACTCGACGGCAACTTCCGCAACCATTGATAAAGAAAAGGTTAGCGCAACGGTAGACCAAACCAAAGAATACGCTAAAAGTTACTGGAATTGGCTAACCACGTCGGTTAAACATCCGTTTAGCTACCCAGAGACCACCAACCCGTTATACGGGATTACCACTTTTGTGATTTTTGCAATTGTTAGCGCACTAATATTGATAGTTTCGGGACGGCAAACCTTTAACGCGTTGGATAGTAAAGTTAAAGTAAGTGTAATCATGGAAAATCCCTTTACTTTCGGGGTATTTCTAAAATTCCTCGCGATTTTTGCGGTGCTGTTTGCTTTGATGGTATTGGTGGGCATTTTAGTCACCCAGTTTTTAGGGGCAAAGGGTCAAACGGTTGCTTGGTTCACTTACACCAATAAATTGGCGCACTTTGTAAACTACGTCTTGGTACTCGGACTACTAGCCTTGGGAATGCTTTTTGTGGCCGGACCTGAATTAGTTGACGAAGTTACAACTGACATGCCGGATATTTTGTTCCGGGCGTTAATTGGAATGGCATTGGCGGGCTTAAACCTTGGCTTCATCGCCACCTTCTTCGAAGAAAAGTTGAAGTTTGAATTCGACCGCATTTACGTAGCCATCCTCGCTGAAGCGGTGCTATTCATCGCCCTTTACCTCGGAGTAGAGCACCTTTTAATTCCCGCAATTAACCAGGTGGGAACTAGCTTTAACTAA
- a CDS encoding serine hydrolase, producing MFCQNCGTKNKPGAKFCRKCGTALRQPAPQPAPETPQTAPTTPKSVSKSATPEQTTPTEPSVTREERQAKVKRKKRTTWLWITVGIVLAIGFVGFFIYKNNPTILSGATHSDQARVASSKSASSVSTAPQKKTSSAPTKKHLAFPESTVEGTIKDAFGDISGDTAVYVSPVDSDTEVDSNDQPQRAASDIKLFIMIAAYQQVKDGELSLSDDYTLTDSDKVDGTGKLREMADGTKISIKELIGYMMEDSDNTAANIMIRKLGGMAAVNHQIDKMGATDTKLERMLMDTDALEDGKDNYTSAKDLGTALKKIYNHQMVSRKYDEEMLTILKQNENHTKLPHDLPAEATVYNKTGEFDDYGVENDAAIFGNQKGAFVIVVMSQDGQRDEQINAMNSFGSVMYKGLLE from the coding sequence ATGTTTTGTCAAAATTGTGGAACAAAGAATAAACCCGGGGCTAAGTTCTGTCGAAAGTGTGGAACTGCGTTACGTCAACCAGCGCCACAGCCAGCTCCGGAAACCCCGCAAACGGCACCGACCACGCCTAAATCAGTTTCCAAGTCAGCAACACCTGAGCAGACGACGCCGACCGAACCCAGCGTAACTCGGGAGGAACGCCAAGCGAAGGTAAAGCGCAAAAAGCGTACGACCTGGCTTTGGATTACGGTAGGGATTGTTTTAGCGATTGGATTCGTGGGCTTTTTTATCTACAAAAATAACCCCACAATCTTATCTGGTGCGACGCATTCGGATCAGGCACGGGTTGCCTCGTCAAAATCGGCGTCTTCCGTGTCTACGGCGCCTCAGAAAAAGACTTCGTCGGCGCCAACTAAAAAGCACTTGGCGTTTCCTGAGAGTACTGTAGAAGGAACCATTAAAGATGCGTTCGGTGATATTTCAGGGGATACTGCCGTTTACGTATCGCCGGTCGATTCGGATACCGAAGTTGATTCCAATGACCAACCGCAACGGGCGGCAAGTGACATTAAATTATTCATCATGATTGCGGCTTACCAGCAAGTCAAGGATGGAGAATTAAGTTTATCAGATGACTATACGTTAACTGACAGCGATAAAGTAGATGGCACCGGTAAACTGCGGGAAATGGCGGATGGAACCAAGATTTCCATTAAGGAATTGATTGGTTACATGATGGAAGACAGCGACAATACCGCGGCAAACATCATGATTCGCAAGTTAGGCGGTATGGCAGCCGTTAACCACCAGATCGATAAAATGGGGGCCACCGACACCAAGTTAGAGCGGATGTTGATGGATACGGATGCCCTAGAAGATGGTAAGGACAACTACACTTCCGCTAAGGATTTGGGCACCGCGTTAAAGAAAATTTACAATCATCAGATGGTTTCCCGAAAGTATGACGAAGAAATGTTAACTATTTTGAAGCAAAACGAAAATCACACTAAGTTGCCGCACGATTTGCCAGCTGAGGCCACGGTTTACAACAAGACCGGGGAATTTGACGACTACGGAGTGGAAAATGACGCCGCAATTTTTGGTAACCAAAAGGGCGCCTTCGTCATTGTGGTAATGTCTCAAGACGGGCAACGTGACGAGCAAATCAACGCGATGAATAGTTTTGGTTCAGTAATGTATAAAGGATTATTAGAGTAG